One genomic window of Streptomyces sp. NBC_01498 includes the following:
- a CDS encoding beta-N-acetylhexosaminidase — translation MRQHGTTPHTPAPPAGRRSATRRLRAPLLAAVALLSCVAASGGVADPGAGGGGGAGGGGGGGGGGGWRTAATTAPAVRPLGDIVPVPASVRPGGTPYAITASTRIRVADDSREARRVAGYLAGLLRPSTGYDLRITDDGGGSGDRGRGGRGDAGIRLRLVSGDRDRALGPEGYRLESGRDGVTLTAREPAGLFHAVQTLRQQLPAAVERDSRQRGPWRIAGGTLTDTPRYAYRGAMLDVSRHFFDVGQVKRYIDQLALYKINTLHLHLSDDQGWRLAIDSWPRLATYGGSTAVGGGPGGHYTKAQYRELVRYAASRHLEVVPEIDMPGHTNAALASYAELNCDGVAPPLYTGTAVGFSSLCATKEITYDFVDDVVRELAALTPGRYLHIGGDEAHSTSHADYVEFMRRAQAVVAGYGKTVMGWHQLTGAEPVEGRVAQYWGYDATGAAERAQVAEATRNGTKLVLSPADRVYLDMKYDRNTELGQTWAGLVEVDRSYDWDPAAYLADAGVDPGAVLGIEAPLWSETLTTSDDIETMAFPRLPGVAEIGWSPQSARDWDTYRERLASQGPRLTALGIDYYRSPVVPWSEE, via the coding sequence GTGAGACAGCACGGAACAACCCCCCACACCCCCGCGCCGCCCGCCGGGCGTCGCTCCGCGACCCGCCGCCTGCGCGCACCGCTGCTCGCCGCCGTCGCCCTCCTCTCGTGCGTGGCCGCCTCGGGCGGTGTCGCCGACCCCGGAGCCGGCGGTGGCGGCGGTGCGGGAGGCGGCGGCGGAGGTGGCGGCGGGGGCGGCTGGCGTACGGCGGCCACGACCGCCCCGGCCGTCCGGCCGCTCGGCGACATCGTCCCCGTGCCCGCCTCGGTGCGGCCGGGCGGGACGCCGTACGCCATCACCGCCTCGACCCGCATCCGGGTCGCCGACGACTCCCGCGAGGCGCGCCGCGTCGCCGGTTATCTGGCGGGGCTGCTGCGGCCCTCCACCGGCTACGACCTGCGGATCACCGACGACGGCGGGGGAAGCGGGGACCGGGGACGGGGCGGCCGGGGCGACGCCGGGATACGGCTGCGGCTGGTCTCCGGCGACCGGGACCGCGCGCTCGGCCCCGAGGGCTACCGGCTGGAGTCCGGCCGCGACGGCGTCACGCTCACCGCCCGCGAGCCCGCCGGACTCTTCCACGCCGTCCAGACCCTGCGGCAGCAACTCCCCGCCGCCGTGGAGCGCGACAGCCGGCAGCGCGGCCCCTGGAGAATCGCCGGCGGCACCCTCACCGACACCCCGCGCTACGCCTACCGGGGCGCCATGCTCGACGTCTCCCGCCACTTCTTCGACGTCGGACAGGTCAAGCGCTACATCGACCAGCTGGCCCTCTACAAGATCAACACCTTGCATCTGCACCTCTCCGACGACCAGGGCTGGCGCCTCGCCATCGACTCCTGGCCGCGCCTGGCCACCTACGGCGGCTCGACCGCCGTCGGCGGCGGCCCCGGCGGTCACTACACCAAGGCGCAGTACCGCGAACTCGTGCGTTACGCCGCCTCCCGCCATCTCGAAGTCGTCCCCGAGATCGACATGCCGGGCCACACGAACGCCGCGCTCGCCTCGTACGCCGAGCTGAACTGCGACGGTGTCGCGCCGCCCCTCTACACCGGCACGGCCGTCGGCTTCAGCTCGCTGTGCGCGACGAAGGAGATCACGTACGACTTCGTCGACGACGTGGTGCGGGAGCTGGCCGCGCTGACGCCCGGCCGGTATCTGCACATCGGCGGCGACGAGGCGCACTCCACCAGCCACGCCGACTACGTGGAGTTCATGCGCCGCGCCCAGGCCGTGGTGGCCGGGTACGGCAAGACGGTGATGGGCTGGCACCAGCTGACCGGCGCGGAACCGGTGGAGGGCCGGGTCGCGCAGTACTGGGGGTACGACGCCACGGGCGCAGCCGAGCGCGCGCAGGTCGCGGAGGCGACGAGGAACGGTACGAAGCTGGTGCTGTCCCCCGCCGACCGGGTCTATCTCGACATGAAGTACGACCGGAACACCGAGCTGGGGCAGACCTGGGCCGGACTGGTGGAGGTGGACCGCTCGTACGACTGGGACCCGGCGGCCTATCTCGCGGACGCGGGGGTCGACCCGGGCGCGGTGCTGGGCATCGAGGCCCCGCTCTGGTCGGAGACGCTGACGACGAGCGACGACATCGAGACGATGGCGTTCCCGAGGCTGCCCGGAGTGGCGGAGATCGGCTGGTCCCCGCAGTCGGCACGGGACTGGGACACCTACCGCGAGCGCCTGGCGTCCCAGGGGCCCCGGCTGACGGCGCTGGGGATCGACTACTACCGCTCACCGGTGGTGCCGTGGTCCGAGGAGTGA
- a CDS encoding lysophospholipid acyltransferase family protein has translation MLSRTAAALVPFFGRLTVTLDAGADLAPGSIVAANHTSLSDPAIVLAALRRQGVEPVVMAAAGLWRVPIIGRVLTRGGHVPVRRADPRAARCLEDAADALARGRVVLIYGEGGIPDGTAEAPPRRFRSGLARLAAATGAPVVPLGQAGARRVMSGGGAGQLARLAAAPLRRPELRVHIGAPVRLTGGLPAATAQAHAAVTAAWLTATGVAGAPSGPVAEPGRAAEPGRVSDPVPNPGRVSDPVPAARAGV, from the coding sequence ATGCTCAGCCGTACAGCCGCCGCCCTGGTGCCGTTCTTCGGCCGCCTCACGGTCACGCTGGACGCCGGGGCGGACCTCGCGCCGGGGAGCATCGTCGCCGCGAACCACACCTCGCTCAGCGACCCGGCGATCGTGCTCGCCGCGCTGCGCCGGCAGGGCGTCGAGCCGGTCGTGATGGCGGCGGCGGGGCTGTGGCGCGTACCGATCATCGGGCGGGTGCTCACCCGCGGCGGGCACGTGCCCGTCCGGCGGGCGGACCCCCGTGCCGCCCGCTGCCTCGAAGACGCCGCCGACGCGCTGGCGCGGGGACGAGTCGTGCTCATCTACGGCGAGGGCGGCATACCGGACGGCACCGCCGAGGCGCCTCCCCGGCGGTTCCGCAGCGGACTGGCCCGGCTCGCCGCCGCCACGGGCGCGCCCGTGGTCCCGCTCGGACAGGCCGGGGCCCGGCGCGTCATGTCCGGCGGTGGCGCGGGGCAGTTGGCACGGTTGGCCGCCGCACCGCTGCGCCGCCCGGAGCTGCGGGTGCACATCGGCGCCCCCGTGCGGCTGACGGGCGGTCTGCCGGCGGCCACCGCGCAGGCGCACGCGGCGGTCACGGCCGCCTGGCTGACCGCGACGGGCGTGGCCGGGGCGCCGTCGGGCCCGGTCGCCGAACCGGGCCGGGCCGCCGAACCGGGCCGTGTTTCGGACCCGGTTCCGAACCCGGGCCGTGTTTCGGACCCGGTTCCGGCGGCGCGGGCGGGCGTCTGA
- a CDS encoding ABC transporter substrate-binding protein: MRNTLHSSLSRRGVLAAGGAVGLGVVLAACGDGDSAGNAGSTGDGDAKAGPWSFKDDRGETAEADSVPTNIVAFTGLAAALHDYGVQVKGVFGPTTTKDGKPDLQAGDLDVTKVEIIGNVWGEFNVEKYAALNPELLITTQWIEGELWYVPEESKDKILQLAPSVALLASGTTVPKAIQRHADLAESLGADLTTKKVSDAKAAFEKAAARLRAAAKSKPEITVMIAGAGQDLLYVSLAKTSADTLYYQELGVKFVEPKVNAQGFYEELSWENADKYPADVIMLDNRSSQLQPDDLTVKPTWAQLPAVKAGQVTPRVTEPIYSYDKCALILDELAAAIEKARKVT; the protein is encoded by the coding sequence ATGCGCAACACCCTGCACTCGTCCCTCAGCCGTCGCGGTGTCCTCGCCGCCGGGGGCGCCGTCGGTCTCGGGGTCGTGCTCGCCGCGTGCGGGGACGGGGACTCCGCCGGGAACGCCGGGAGCACCGGGGACGGGGACGCGAAGGCCGGACCCTGGTCGTTCAAGGACGACCGGGGCGAGACGGCCGAGGCCGACAGCGTCCCCACGAACATCGTCGCCTTCACCGGCCTCGCCGCCGCGCTCCACGACTACGGGGTCCAGGTCAAGGGCGTCTTCGGGCCGACCACCACCAAGGACGGCAAGCCCGACCTCCAGGCGGGCGACCTCGATGTCACCAAGGTCGAGATCATCGGCAACGTCTGGGGCGAGTTCAACGTCGAGAAATACGCGGCGCTCAACCCCGAGCTGCTCATCACCACCCAGTGGATCGAGGGCGAACTCTGGTACGTGCCCGAGGAGTCCAAGGACAAGATCCTCCAGCTGGCCCCCAGCGTCGCGCTCCTCGCCTCCGGCACCACCGTCCCCAAGGCGATCCAGCGGCACGCGGATCTCGCCGAGTCACTGGGCGCGGACCTGACGACCAAGAAGGTCTCCGACGCCAAGGCCGCGTTCGAGAAGGCGGCGGCGCGGCTGCGGGCCGCCGCCAAGTCCAAGCCGGAGATCACGGTGATGATCGCCGGCGCCGGCCAGGACCTGCTCTACGTCTCCCTCGCCAAGACGTCCGCCGACACCCTCTACTACCAGGAGCTCGGCGTGAAGTTCGTCGAGCCGAAGGTCAACGCCCAGGGCTTCTACGAGGAGTTGAGCTGGGAGAACGCGGACAAGTACCCGGCCGACGTGATCATGCTGGACAACCGCTCCTCGCAGCTTCAGCCCGACGACCTGACCGTGAAGCCGACATGGGCGCAGCTGCCGGCCGTCAAGGCGGGCCAGGTGACTCCGCGCGTGACGGAGCCCATCTACTCGTACGACAAGTGCGCGCTGATCCTGGACGAACTGGCCGCCGCGATCGAGAAGGCCCGGAAGGTCACCTGA
- a CDS encoding acyl-CoA dehydrogenase family protein — protein MSLDHRLSPEHDELRRTVEAFAQDVVAPKIGDFYERHEFPYEIVREMGRMGLFGLPFPEEYGGMGGDYMALGIALEELARVDSSVAITLEAGVSLGAMPLHLFGTEEQKREWLPRLCSGELLGAFGLTEPEAGSDAGGTRTTAVRDGDEWVINGSKCFITNSGTDITGLVTVTAVTGRKEDGRPEISSIIVPSGTPGFTVAAPYSKVGWNASDTRELSFSDVRVPLANLLGTEGRGYAQFLRILDEGRIAISALATGLAQGCVDESVKYARERRAFGRPIGANQAIQFKIADMEMRAHMARLGWRDAASRLVHGESFKKEAALAKLYSSTVAVDNAREATQIHGGYGFMNEYPVARMWRDSKILEIGEGTSEVQRMLIARELGL, from the coding sequence ATGTCCCTGGACCACCGGCTCTCGCCGGAACACGACGAACTGCGCCGCACCGTCGAGGCGTTCGCGCAGGACGTCGTCGCGCCCAAGATCGGCGACTTCTACGAGCGCCACGAGTTCCCGTACGAGATCGTGCGCGAGATGGGCCGGATGGGGCTGTTCGGTCTGCCCTTCCCCGAGGAGTACGGCGGCATGGGCGGCGACTACATGGCGCTCGGTATCGCCCTGGAGGAGCTGGCGCGCGTCGACTCGTCGGTGGCCATCACCCTGGAGGCGGGTGTCTCGCTCGGCGCGATGCCGCTGCACCTCTTCGGTACGGAGGAGCAGAAGCGGGAGTGGCTGCCGCGTCTGTGCTCCGGTGAGCTGCTGGGCGCCTTCGGCCTGACCGAGCCCGAGGCGGGCTCGGACGCCGGAGGCACGCGCACCACGGCCGTGCGTGACGGGGACGAGTGGGTCATCAACGGCTCGAAGTGCTTCATCACCAACTCCGGTACGGACATCACCGGTCTGGTCACGGTCACGGCGGTCACCGGCCGCAAGGAGGACGGCCGCCCGGAGATCTCCTCGATCATCGTCCCCTCCGGCACCCCCGGCTTCACGGTCGCCGCCCCGTACTCGAAGGTCGGCTGGAACGCGTCGGACACCCGTGAGCTGTCCTTCTCCGACGTCCGCGTCCCGCTGGCGAACCTGCTCGGCACGGAGGGCCGGGGGTACGCCCAGTTCCTCCGCATCCTGGACGAGGGCCGGATCGCGATCTCCGCGCTGGCGACGGGCCTGGCGCAGGGCTGTGTGGACGAATCGGTGAAGTACGCGAGGGAGCGCCGCGCCTTCGGCCGTCCGATCGGCGCCAACCAGGCGATCCAGTTCAAGATCGCCGACATGGAGATGCGCGCGCACATGGCCCGTCTGGGCTGGCGTGACGCGGCCTCCCGGCTGGTCCACGGCGAGTCCTTCAAGAAGGAGGCGGCGCTGGCGAAGCTCTACTCGTCCACGGTGGCGGTGGACAACGCGCGCGAGGCCACCCAGATCCACGGCGGCTACGGCTTCATGAACGAGTATCCGGTGGCCCGTATGTGGCGCGACTCCAAGATCCTGGAGATCGGCGAGGGCACGAGCGAGGTCCAGCGGATGCTGATCGCACGGGAGTTGGGGCTGTAG
- a CDS encoding hydroxymethylglutaryl-CoA lyase, whose amino-acid sequence MTLPMTVPDEGLPARVRIHEVGARDGLQNEAATVPTEIKAEFIHRLAAAGLTTIEATSFVHPKWVPQLADAERLFPMVRDLEGVRLPVLVPNDRGLDRALALGAREVAVFASATESFAKANLNRTLDESLAVFEPVVARAREERLHVRGYLSMCFGDPWEGAVPVAQVARVVRALVDMGCDEISLGDTIGVATPGHVRSLLETLAGQGVPVSAVGVHFHDTYGQALANTLAALRQGVTTVDASAGGLGGCPFAKSATGNLATEDLLWMLRGLGIDTGVDLGLLTATSVWMAGQLGRPSPSRTVRALSHKES is encoded by the coding sequence ATGACACTCCCGATGACCGTGCCCGACGAGGGCCTGCCGGCCCGGGTCCGGATCCACGAGGTGGGCGCGCGCGACGGCCTCCAGAACGAGGCGGCGACCGTCCCCACCGAGATCAAGGCGGAGTTCATCCACCGCCTCGCCGCCGCCGGGCTCACCACGATCGAGGCGACCAGCTTCGTCCACCCGAAGTGGGTGCCCCAACTGGCCGACGCGGAGCGGCTGTTCCCCATGGTGCGGGATCTGGAGGGCGTACGGCTGCCGGTCCTGGTGCCCAACGACCGAGGTCTGGACCGGGCGCTGGCCCTCGGGGCCCGCGAGGTGGCGGTCTTCGCCAGCGCGACGGAGTCCTTCGCCAAGGCCAATCTGAACCGGACGCTGGACGAGTCGCTCGCCGTGTTCGAGCCCGTCGTGGCCCGCGCCCGGGAGGAGCGGCTCCATGTGCGGGGCTATCTGTCGATGTGCTTCGGCGACCCCTGGGAGGGCGCCGTCCCGGTCGCCCAGGTCGCCCGGGTCGTCCGGGCGCTGGTGGACATGGGCTGCGACGAGATCAGCCTCGGCGACACGATCGGCGTGGCCACGCCCGGTCATGTGCGGAGCCTCCTGGAGACGCTCGCCGGGCAGGGCGTTCCGGTCTCCGCCGTCGGCGTGCACTTCCACGACACCTACGGCCAGGCCCTGGCCAACACCCTCGCCGCGCTCCGGCAGGGCGTGACCACCGTCGACGCGTCGGCGGGCGGCCTCGGGGGCTGCCCGTTCGCGAAGAGCGCCACCGGGAATCTCGCCACCGAGGACCTCCTGTGGATGCTGCGGGGTCTCGGCATCGACACCGGGGTCGATCTCGGCCTCCTCACCGCCACCAGCGTCTGGATGGCCGGCCAACTGGGGCGACCGAGCCCCTCCCGCACCGTAAGAGCCCTCTCCCACAAGGAGTCCTAG